Within the Hydrotalea sp. genome, the region CAACCATTCCAAAAACGCGCCACCGGCGGTCGATAGATAGGTCAAATCGTCGGCCACGCCGGCGTGGTTCATGGCCGACGCGGTGTCGCCGCCGCCCGCCACCGACAGCAATTTTTTTTCGCGGGTCAATGCCGCCGCCGCCCGCGCCACCAACACCGTGCCACGGTCGAACGGCGCGGTTTCAAACGCGCCCAACGGCCCGTTCCATAATAATGTTTTCACCTGTTTTAACGTCGCGGTAATGTCGGCGATGGTTTTATCCCCCACGTCCAAAATCATTTCGTCATCGGCGATTGCGTTGGCGATTAGGAGTTCTTTTGTCGCCACCCTTGCGCCGGTCGCCAATTTGTCGGCCACCACCACGTCCAGCGGTAAATGGATTTTACAATTTTTGTCGGCGGCCATGGCCATGATTTTTTGTGCCACGGGTATTTGGTCATCCTCGACCAGCGATTTGCCGACCGCCAAACCCCGCGCCCGTAAAAATGTATTGGCCATTGCCCCGCCGATAACCAAATGGTCCAGCCGTGGTAATAAAAATTCCAATATGGCAATCTTGCTGGAAATTTTTGCCCCGCCGACAATCGCCATCACTGGTTTTTGCGGCGTCACCAAAACCTTTTCCAATGCTGAAACCTCGGCCAACAGCGACGGGCCGGCGAAGGACGGCAAAAATTTTGTAATGCTATAAACAGACGCATGTTTGCGGTGGCTGACGGAAAAGGCATCGTTGATATAAACATCGCCCAACCCAGCCAGCGACGTTGCGAATCCTTCGTCATTGCCTTCCTCGCCCGCATGAAAACGCAAATTTTCGGCAAGGAAAATTTTTGCCGATGATTTTTTTATCATCGCGATAATATCATCGCCGATGCAATCGGGCAGGAACATAACCTCCTGCGCCAATAATGCCGCCATTTTGGCGGCGATGGGTTTCAGGCTATCGCTTTCGTTTTTACCCTTTGGCCGGCCAAGATGCGACAGCACGATTATTTTGGCCGCGCCACCGGCTTGCCAATTTTTGATGGAGGGCAAGAATCGCACCAACCGCGTGTCGTCGGTTATAACGCCATTTTTTATCGGCAGGTTAAGGTCGGCCCGCACCAGCAGGTTTTTTCCGTGGTAATTTTTTGCAAGCTGTAACATGATATGTTATATTATCGGTGTGGTTTTTGCCTTAACAATTTTGAAAACATAAAACAAGTCATCATAAAATAACAACATCATGGCGGATTTTTTGGCACAATATAATTTTGGCGAATTCTTGAGCGGGGTCTTACCGGTCATGCCCTTTGCCGGGCTGTTGTTAAGCCTGGCCCTGGTGCCGTTATTTTTTCGCCACCTGTGGGACCGGCATTTTGACAAAATAACCCTCGGCTGGGTGCTGTTGGTTTTGCCGTTATTGCTGTTGGGCGGCGGCCTGGGCGGTGCGACCCATGACTTGCTCGAAACCATGATTCATGATTATTTGCCATTCATTATTTTGCTGGCGACATTATTTATTATTGCCGGCGGCATTGTGGTCGCGGGTTATTTCGACGGCCGGCCAATACGCAACTTGCAATTATTATTGCTCGGCACGTTGCTGGCCAGCATCATGGGGTCAATGGGGGCGGCAATGGTGCTTATCCGCCCGTTGCTTCGCTCGGCCGCGCAAAGGAAGCACCAGGCGCATCTGGTAATATTTTTTATTATTCTGGTTGGCAATGTGGGCGGTGCCCTCAGCCCGTTGGGCGACCCGCCGCTGTTTTTGGGTTTTTTGCGCGGTGTCGATTTTTTCTGGCCGCTAAAAAACCTGTGGCAACCATTTTTGCTAACCGCCGGTTTGGTGTTGCTGATGTTTTTTCTGTTCGACAACTATTGCTGGCGACGGGCGGGCGAACATAAAAAAACAAAAAATAAACCGAGCGGCAAATTAACCATTCGCGCCGGTTATAACGGCCTCCTCCTCCTCGGGGTTATTATCACCTTATTATGCAGTGGCTTCGCGTCAAATGCGA harbors:
- a CDS encoding phosphoglycerate kinase; protein product: MLQLAKNYHGKNLLVRADLNLPIKNGVITDDTRLVRFLPSIKNWQAGGAAKIIVLSHLGRPKGKNESDSLKPIAAKMAALLAQEVMFLPDCIGDDIIAMIKKSSAKIFLAENLRFHAGEEGNDEGFATSLAGLGDVYINDAFSVSHRKHASVYSITKFLPSFAGPSLLAEVSALEKVLVTPQKPVMAIVGGAKISSKIAILEFLLPRLDHLVIGGAMANTFLRARGLAVGKSLVEDDQIPVAQKIMAMAADKNCKIHLPLDVVVADKLATGARVATKELLIANAIADDEMILDVGDKTIADITATLKQVKTLLWNGPLGAFETAPFDRGTVLVARAAAALTREKKLLSVAGGGDTASAMNHAGVADDLTYLSTAGGAFLEWLEGKELPGVAALQGQ
- a CDS encoding sodium:proton antiporter, whose amino-acid sequence is MADFLAQYNFGEFLSGVLPVMPFAGLLLSLALVPLFFRHLWDRHFDKITLGWVLLVLPLLLLGGGLGGATHDLLETMIHDYLPFIILLATLFIIAGGIVVAGYFDGRPIRNLQLLLLGTLLASIMGSMGAAMVLIRPLLRSAAQRKHQAHLVIFFIILVGNVGGALSPLGDPPLFLGFLRGVDFFWPLKNLWQPFLLTAGLVLLMFFLFDNYCWRRAGEHKKTKNKPSGKLTIRAGYNGLLLLGVIITLLCSGFASNAMVFNLGGVPVAVTALLRDGALVLLAVISYRTTPAAIHRANGFGFAPLSELAILFFGIFVTLIPVLGVLSNNNDGNLFGGYLTKPDGTGNPMGYFYLTGFFSSILDNAPTYLVFFELAGGNAAELMTSQKTILMAISLGAVFMGGNSYIGNAPNFMVKTMAEHYKIKTPHFFVYSFYALLILLPSYLLISILFFR